The following nucleotide sequence is from Aggregicoccus sp. 17bor-14.
CTGCGAGGCCAAGGTGGACGTCAACCACTGCGGACCGGACGCCGAGCGCGGCTTCAACGACACCACGGGCTGCGCCGTCGCGTGCACCACCTCGGTCCCCAACGCGCATCCCACCTGCGAGCAGCCCGCGGGCAGCTGCGGCACGGCGTGCAACGCCGGCGCGGTGACGTGCGGCGCGTCCTGCCTCATCTGCGACCAGGGTCCGAACCAGACCGGCGTGGGCTGTGACCTGAGCAACGGCCAGCCTCGCTGCAGCCTCACCTGTACGCCGGGCTACGGGAACTGCGATGTCACGTCGACCAGCGGAGGCGAGGCCAACGGCTGCGAGACGAACCTCAACTCGAGCCAGGCGAACTGTGGCAGCTGCGGGCACGCCTGTACCACCGGCGACGCGTGCCGGGAGGGTCGGTGCTGCCACACGGAGTGCCACACCGAGTGCGACTACGACCGCAAGCCTCCGTGCCAGGAGACCTGCTCCGAGATCTGCACGTGAAGCCGTAGCCTCCCGGTCGCGCCCCACGTTGGCGCGACCGGGGGCAGTGGGCTCCATCACGTCCGGGCGTCCCCGGCAGCCGCCTAACGTCATGGCGCCTTCCGCCTGCGGGTGGCGCACGGTCCACCCCGGCGAGCAGCCGTCCGTCGCTTGGTGACCCTCCCCGGTTCGGGGTGGACCCATTCCGCGCAGGCCTCCCCTTCCGCTAGCGTGCGGGGCTCGCGCCGCGGCAGTGCGCCGCTCGCGTGGGGGGTGTAGCGCAGATGAAGGGTGGTCTCAGCGCAGCGACGCCAGTGGTTCTCTCGGGGGTGACCTTCGCCACGCTCTACGCGATGCGGGGCGCGCTCGCCGAGGACAGCATGTACTTCATCGTCAGCGTGCTCGCGCTGGGCGCCGCGGCCCTGGGCGGGCTGGTGGCGGCGCTGGCCTACGATCCGGGCGACTACATGCGCCGGGCCTGGGCGCTCATCGGCCTGTGCTACGTCCTGCTCGTGGTGGACACGCTGGCCTTCGGCATCACCTCGCGCTCGGCCGAGCGCGACATCTCGGCCCTGGGCGCGGTGACCAGCGCCACCCTCACCTTCGTGGCCAACGTGTGCAGCGTGGTGGGCACCGTGCTCATCGCGCGGGCGTGGCGCGCGGCCGGGCTGGACCTCGGCGTGTCGGCGGCGGTGCGCTGGGTCGCGATGTTGCTCTCGCTCGCGCTGGCGCTCTGGCTCGTGGGCGAGGGGGCGTGGCACGACGTGCAGACGCTGCTGGGCGGGGACTGGCGCGCGCTCGTGTACCTCGCCTCCAGCCTCGGGGACATCGTCTCGCTCGCGCTGGTGGCTCCCATCCTGCTCACCGCGTACGCGCTGCGCGGCGGCAGCCTCGGCTGGCCCTGGGCGCTGCTCGCGCTCAGCAGCGTGGGCTGGCTCCTGTACAGCGCCGCGGGCGGCAGCCTGGGCGCACTCGTGCTGGGCCCTGCGGCGGAGGCGGCGGCGCGGCCCCTCGAGGAGTCGCTGCGCACCTTCGCCTGCCTCGCGCAGCTGTGCGCAGGGCTCCTACAGGCCTCGGTGCTCGCCGCGTCCGAGCAGCCCCTGCCCGCGCGCCCCGCCTTCGCTCGCATGCCCTAGACTGCGCGCGCCCCCATGCGCTCTCTCCTCGCCTGCCTCCTGCTGCTCGCCGCGCCGGCCGCGCGCGCCGCCGAGCCGGCCCCTGCGACCCCTGCCTCCACCGTGCCGCTCGCCGTGCTGCAGCTGGAGGCGGGCCCGGGCGCCGAGGACGCGGCGCGCACCGTGACGGCACTGCTCGCGAGCGAGCTCGCGGAGGCGCCGGGCCTGCGCGTGCTCACCCCCGCGGACGTGAAGGCGGTGGCCGGCATGGCCCGCGAGCGCGAGCTGCTGGGCGAGAGCCCCTGCGCCACCGGCACCTGCGCGGACGCGCTCGCCCACGCCTCGGGCGCGCGCTACGTGCTCGCCGGGCGCCTGGACCTGCAGGGCGGGCGCTACCTGCTCACCACCAGCCTGCTGGACAGCGTGGAGGCGAGGCCGCTCGCCCGTCCGCGTGCCGAGGCCTCGGACGCAGGCGGGCTCGCGGGGGCGGCCTCCGACGTCGCGGCGGCGCTGGTGCATGCGCTGCAGACGGCGCCCGGCGCGCCCCTGCCCTACGGGGGCGAGCTCGCCGTGGGACTGCGTCTCAACAACAGCTTCATCTCGCAGCTGCGCGCGCTCAACCCCGGCGGCGAGCTGGAGCTCGGCTACCGCTTCGCCCCCGCGTGGCAGGGCTTCGTGCAGGTGGGGGTGAGCCTCCTGCGCTCGGGCGGGGACGACGCCGGGCGGCTCAAGGTGCTGCCCAGCGTGCTCGGCGTGCGCCACTACCACCGGGTGGAGCGGGCGCTGCAGCCCTACTGGGGCCTGGGGCTGGGGTTGCAGCTGGCCTTCGGCCAGTACGGGGTGTTCAGCGAGACGGGCACCCTGCCCACCGTCGTCGGGTTCGGCGGGCTGGAGTACCGGATGGGTCGGTCCTTCGGCCTGCAGCTGGAGGCGGGCACCAACCTCGCGCAGGCGCTGCTCGGGCTCTCCGAGGACGGCCTGGGGGACGGCCTCAACGTGGACCTCAACGCGGGGCTCGCGTACCACTTCTGACCACCCGCGCAGGGCTGATCGCAGCGAGCAGCCAGGCGGGCGGCCACCGGCTGCAGACCGGTTGGAGGGTCACAAGGGCCCCAGTAGGGTGCGGGCCGCTCATGCCTTCGCATCCTGCCGTCGACTTGCTCACCACCCGCCTCGCCCAGTATCTCGGGCCTCAGGCGGCCGCCAATACCGTGGACACCTTCTGCCGCCGCAGCGCGGGCGCGCGCCCCGAGGCGCTCACGCCGGCGCAGCTGGTGGGGGTCCTGCCCAGCCTGCAGCCGCTGCTCTCGGTGCTGCTGGGCACCACCAAGGCGGAGATCCTCCTCTCGCAGCTCGCGAAGGACCTCTCCCGATGAGGGGCGCGTGGGTGACGGCGGCGGTGCCCTTCGTGGCGGCGGCCGGGGCGTTCATGACCCTGCACCGGATGCACGGCAGCCTCGCGGAGGACAGCCTCTACTTCATCGTCGGCATCCTGGGCGTGGGCGCCGCGGCGCTGGGAAGCCTGGTGGCCGCGCTCGCCTTCGACGCGGGCGACTACATGCGCCGCGCCTGGCTGCTGCAGGGCATGTGCTACGGCACGCTCGTGCTCAACACCCTGCTCTTCCGCTCCGCGGGCCACGCGAGCGAGCACGTGCTCTCGCCTGCCGCCGCGGCGACGAGCGGCCTCTTCATCATCGTGGCGAACGTGGCCAGCGTGCTGGGCAACCTGCGCATCGCGCGCGCCTGGCGCGTGGCGGGGCTGGACCTGCGGGTGCCGGCGGAGGTGCGCTGGGGCGCCGCGGTGGCCTCGCTCGCGCTGGCGCTCGCGATCGTGGGCAGCACCCTCTCGCAGGACGCGCAGGCGCTGTTCGGCGGGGACTGGGGCTCGCTCTCCTCCACCATCTCGGACCTCGGTGACGTCATCACGCTCGCGCTGGTGGCGCCCATCCTGCTCACCGCCTTCGCGCTGCGCGGCGGCAGCCTCGCCTGGCCCTGGGCGCTGCTGAGCCTCAGCAGCCTCGGTTGGCTCTTCTACGACGCGGCCGGCCCGGTGAGCAGCGCGCTCGCGCTCGAGTCCGCGGCGCAGCGCCCGCTGGAGGCCGCCCTGCGCGTGTTCGCCTGCCTCGCGCAGCTGAGCGCGGGGCTGCTGCAGGCCTCCGTGCTCGCGGAGTCCGAGCAGTCCCTGCCGATGCCCGCGCTGCGGCGCTGAGGGGGGCCCTGCCGCGCGGCGCGCCGCTGTGGCAGGGTGGAGGCCACCTGCCATGTCCCGGCCCCGGATGCCCGTCCTCGCCCTCGCTGCCCTGCTGCTGCTGGTGCTGCTCGCCGCGCTCGCGCGCGGTGCCCGCGCCTACGTGCTCAGCGAGCGCCTCTTCCACCTGCCCCGGCCCCCCGTGGTGCGCCCGCAGGACCTGGCCGGCCTCGAGGACCTGCGGCTGCGCTCCGCGGAGGACGGCGTCGAGCTGCGCGGCTGGTACCTGCGCTCGCGCACGGGCGCCGCGGTGGTGCTGGTGCACGGGCTGGGGCAGGACCGCACCACGCTGCTCCCCGAGGCCCGGCTGCTCGCCGCGCGCGGCGACGGGGTGCTGCTCTTCGACCTGCGCGCGCACGGCGAGAGCGGCGGGGACTTCCAGACCTACGGCGACCGCGAGCGCGGCGACGTGCGGGCCGCGCTGGACTGGGTGCTCGCGCAGCCGGACGTGGACGCGCGGCGCGTGGGGGCGCTGGGCTTCAGCATCGGGGCCTCGGCGCTCGCGGAGGTCGCGGCTGCGGACCCGCGCGTGGCGGCGGTGGCGCTCCTGTGCCCCTACTCCACGCTGGAGGAGGCCATCCGCTCCGACTTCCGCAGCGGCGGCCCCCTCACCGAGGAGCCCGCGCTGCTGCCCTACCGGCGCCGCGGGGTGAGGCTCGGCGCGGTGCGTCCGGTGGAGGCGATTGCGCGGCTCGGGCCGAGGCCCGTGTGGCTCGTCGCCGGCACGCGCGAGACGGACCTCCCCATGATGCGGCGGGTGTTCGCTGCGGCGCCCCCGTCCGCCCAGACCTGGTGGGTGGAGGGCGCGGGGCACGGCGAGTACGCGCAGGCCGCGCCGGCCGAGTACGCGCGCCGGCTCATCGCCTTCTTCGACGCGGCGCTGGGCGGCAGCGCCGCGGGCAGCGCCGCGCCTGCGAGGCCTTAGCCCTCGGCGCGCCGCGCAGGCGCCGCGGCGGAGGCCGGGGCCGCAAAGCCCGCCATCCAGGTGCGCAGCCGCGCGAGGAGCTGCACGCGCATCGCATGCGAGGAGAAGAGGTGATCCGCCTCCCGCCACAGCTCCACCTCGAGCTGGCCGCGCAGGGCGTGCAGCCCCAGCATGTCGAAGAACTGGTCGCGGTAGATGTACTCCGTGCGCGCGCCGCCCGTGTAGAGGAAGAGCAGGCGCACGCCGCGCGCGACCAGCGCCTGCACGTCGCGCGCGAGCGCCGCGGGCTGCGGATACTCGCGCGAGAACACCGCCTGCTGCTCCTGCACCTCGCGCGGCGCCGGGCCGCCGTGGCCCAGGCGCCGCAGCCGCTCGTGCAGGAAGTGGCGCCAGGCGCCGCGGTCGAGGAAGCGCAGCGTGTACCAGCGCAGCTGGTAGCCGCGCGTGCGGTAGCCGTAGCCGTCCAGCCACGTGACGCCCACCACGCGCGGGTCCTGCACGCTCACCGCGTGCACGCTGTCCACGCCGGAGCACAGCCCCACCAGCGCGAAGCGCTCGAGCCGCCGCTTCTTCTGCAGGAGGTCCATCGCCTCGCGCATGTCCAGCACGGCGCGCTCGGCGTCGGTGCGGCTGTCCTTGCGCGCTTCGCTGTCGCCGCGGCCGGAGAGGTCGAAGCGCAGGACCGTATAGCCGTCGGCGGCGAGCGCGCGCGCGAGCTCCACGTTGAGGCGGTAGGGCCCCACGCGGTGGTTCAGCCCGATGTTGGTGAGGATGACGCCCGGGGCGCCGGCACGCTCGGTGCCGGGCGCGGGCTCGGTCACCACGCCCACCAGCGAGTCCTCGGGCCCGAAGGCGTAGACGCGCTCCCTCATGCCGCCCTCCGGGTGAGCGAGGTGACGATCTCCTGGAGAATCCTGCCCGACAGCATCGCGCTCTCCACCTGGGCCGCGCCCGTGCCCGACTCCTCGCGCACCTCGCGCAGCTCCACCGCGCCGCCTCCGCTCGCCAGGTGGCGCTCGAGCGCGCGCACCTCGTCGTCCACCTCCGACACCGCGAGCACCGCGCGCTCCACGGCCGGAGGCGGCGAGGCGAGCAGGTCCACCGCCTCGAGCGAGGCGCGCAGGCCCGGGCTGAGCTCCAGGCCCAGCAGCTCCTCCATCCCGGGGGTGCGCCGCGGCGGCGTGCGGCTCGCGCCGGCCTGCAGCGCGTCCAGCGCGCGCAGCTCCTCGAGGTGGCGCTTGCCGCGGGCCACCGGCTCCCAGAGCACGAGCTCCTTCACGCGCGGGCCCCTGCCCCTTCGCGCGGCCTCCACCGCGAGCGCCGCGCCCAGGCGGAAGCCCACCAGCGACACGCGCGAGACGCCGGCGAGGTCCGCGAGCTCCTCGCTCGCAGTGGCCACGTCCTCGAGCCAGCGCTCGAAGGTGGCGTCTCGCACCTCGCCGGCGCTGTCGCCGGTGCCCGAGTAGTCGAAGCGCAGGCAGGCCACGCCCTCGCGCGCGAGCTGCGCGGCGAGGCGGCGGAAGGCCCAGTGCGCGCGCGTGTACTCCTGGGGCGCGGGGTAGAGCAGCAGCGCGGCGAAGTCCCAGGCCTGGCGGCCGCGCGGCGGGTGGTGGATGCCGAGCAGCTGACGGTCGCTGCGGCCGAAGAACGAGGGAGTCATGGACGTTCCTAGCTCGCGTAGGGCGCGAGGCGGTCCTCGCGCGGGCGGCCGAGCACGCGCTTGGCCAGGTCCTTCGCGCCGACGTAGGCGCCGTAGGCAGCGGCCTTGAGCTGCTCACGCGCGCGACCGTCCGCCTGCACGGGGCGCGGGTCGAGGCCCAGCGAGCGCAGGCGGTGGTTCGCCTCGTGCAGCCGCTTCCGGCGCCGCGTGCTCGCGCTGTAGTAGGTGAAGCTCGCGGTGATGGAGACGCCGGGGCCGTTCTTCACCCAGTGCGGCGCGGTGGTGGGCATGTAGCCGCCCAGCCCCGGCTCCAGCTCGAACACGCGCGCGCGCGGCGCGAAGGCGTCCTGGTAGGTCACGAGCTCGCGCGAGCCCTGGCCGTGGAACAGCTCCAGCGAGCGCTCCGTGACCACGCTGCGGTCGAGCGGATCCCACACGTGCAGCAGCTTCGTGCCGCGGATCTGCAGGATGAAGTTGTGCTCGTGGTCCATGTGGTAGGGCGTCACCGCGCCCGGCGAGGCCACGAAGATCCACCCCGCGCGGAAGCTCATCCCCGGGTCCTTCGCCTCCACCACCGGGCGCACCGCGTCCAGCACCTCGTCCACCAGTGCACGGTAGACGGGATCCTTCTGCACGTTGTGCAACGCCATCCACGCGCGCGACGACTCGATGGACGCGAGGATGTCCTCGGGCCGGCCCTCCACCTTGTGGGTGTCCGGCGCGTTCACGAAGCTCGTCGCGGCGCTGGCCTGGTCGTTGTGGAAGCGCACCGAGTTCGTCGCCGAGAGCCGCTTCGCCAGCTCGATGAGCGGCGGCAGCTGCAAGAGCGGGTGGTCCGCCAGGTTGTGGCGCACCGACATGATCTTCATCGGGTCGAAAGACGCCGCGTCGAAGTGGAGCTGCGCGCCCTCCCAGGGCGAACTTACTGCTACAGCGGAATTCTGCGCCCGAGCGGCCATTGCTTCCCCCCAGAATTTTCCGGTAATGACAGGTCGTACCTTGTCGGATTCACCGCTGCGCCGTCAACCG
It contains:
- a CDS encoding alpha/beta hydrolase, translated to MSRPRMPVLALAALLLLVLLAALARGARAYVLSERLFHLPRPPVVRPQDLAGLEDLRLRSAEDGVELRGWYLRSRTGAAVVLVHGLGQDRTTLLPEARLLAARGDGVLLFDLRAHGESGGDFQTYGDRERGDVRAALDWVLAQPDVDARRVGALGFSIGASALAEVAAADPRVAAVALLCPYSTLEEAIRSDFRSGGPLTEEPALLPYRRRGVRLGAVRPVEAIARLGPRPVWLVAGTRETDLPMMRRVFAAAPPSAQTWWVEGAGHGEYAQAAPAEYARRLIAFFDAALGGSAAGSAAPARP
- a CDS encoding alpha/beta fold hydrolase; this translates as MTPSFFGRSDRQLLGIHHPPRGRQAWDFAALLLYPAPQEYTRAHWAFRRLAAQLAREGVACLRFDYSGTGDSAGEVRDATFERWLEDVATASEELADLAGVSRVSLVGFRLGAALAVEAARRGRGPRVKELVLWEPVARGKRHLEELRALDALQAGASRTPPRRTPGMEELLGLELSPGLRASLEAVDLLASPPPAVERAVLAVSEVDDEVRALERHLASGGGAVELREVREESGTGAAQVESAMLSGRILQEIVTSLTRRAA
- a CDS encoding cupin-like domain-containing protein, which gives rise to MKIMSVRHNLADHPLLQLPPLIELAKRLSATNSVRFHNDQASAATSFVNAPDTHKVEGRPEDILASIESSRAWMALHNVQKDPVYRALVDEVLDAVRPVVEAKDPGMSFRAGWIFVASPGAVTPYHMDHEHNFILQIRGTKLLHVWDPLDRSVVTERSLELFHGQGSRELVTYQDAFAPRARVFELEPGLGGYMPTTAPHWVKNGPGVSITASFTYYSASTRRRKRLHEANHRLRSLGLDPRPVQADGRAREQLKAAAYGAYVGAKDLAKRVLGRPREDRLAPYAS